Proteins encoded by one window of Musa acuminata AAA Group cultivar baxijiao chromosome BXJ2-9, Cavendish_Baxijiao_AAA, whole genome shotgun sequence:
- the LOC103998855 gene encoding probable lysophospholipase BODYGUARD 3, translated as MGGRGGNDQSLLTLAGELLNSTVSFLVFSFLDVLDVVLCVVYKLIDYAMEAEWKPCYCSSSNNMITSSDSFMVSVNRGPKIVRLCSTKLQLEDVSDTLYSRHSRVSEFSRKAAVAVAASTSMSVRSPATTSFAVGSNIMEMLKGKIERRLPQPIPLWSDCDCKICNSWSRSTSSTSQLYVHAEGPADGRTTTNEDVLFIHGFISSSTFWTETVFQEFTAETRSRHRLFAVDLLGFGRSPKPADSLYTLREHIDMIEKSVLERYDVRSFHIVAHSLGCIIALAMAVRHPNAVKSLTLLAPPYFPVPRGEEPSQFIMRQVAPRKVWPAIAFGASMACWYEHVSRTICLLICKNHRLWDCLFKFFSGNRMRTFMIEVFMCHTHNAAWHTLHNVICASAEKMESYLETVREKLRCEVRVFHGGNDELLPVDCSYDLAARIPRARVKVFEKKDHVTIIVGQQRAFARELEEIWREAGK; from the exons atgggTGGCAGGGGGGGGAATGATCAGTCTTTGCTGACGCTGGCTGGGGAGCTGCTAAATTCGACTGTTAGCTTCCTTGTCTTCTCCTTCCTTGACGTCCTCGACGTGGTCCTCTGCGTGGTGTATAAGCTGATTGATTACGCCATGGAGGCGGAGTGGAAGCCCTGCTACTGCTCATCCTCCAACAACATGATCACCAGCAGCGACAGCTTCATGGTGTCCGTGAACAGAGGGCCCAAGATCGTCCGCCTTTGCTCCACCAAGCTTCAGCTGGAGGACGTCTCCGACACGCTCTACTCCCGCCACTCCCGCGTGTCGGAGTTCTCCCGGAAGGCCGCCGTGGCCGTGGCGGCCAGCACCAGCATGTCGGTTCGGTCGCCGGCCACCACCTCCTTCGCCGTCGGCTCCAACATCATGGAGATGCTGAAGGGGAAGATCGAACGGCGGCTGCCGCAGCCGATCCCCCTCTGGTCCGACTGCGACTGCAAGATCTGCAACTCGTGGAGCCGATCCACCTCCAGCACCTCCCAGCTTTATGTCCATGCCGAGGGGCCTGCAG ATGGAAGAACGACGACGAATGAGGACGTCCTGTTCATCCACGGCTTCATATCATCCTCCACGTTCTGGACGGAGACCGTGTTCCAGGAATTCACCGCCGAGACGAGGTCGAGGCACCGGCTGTTCGCGGTGGACCTGCTGGGGTTCGGCCGGAGCCCCAAGCCGGCCGACTCGCTGTACACGCTGCGGGAGCACATCGACATGATCGAGAAGTCAGTGCTGGAGCGATACGACGTCCGCTCCTTCCACATCGTCGCCCACTCTCTCGGCTGCATCATTGCGCTGGCCATGGCCGTCAGGCACCCAAACGCGGTCAAGTCCCTCACCCTGCTGGCTCCG CCATATTTTCCAGTGCCGAGGGGCGAGGAGCCGTCGCAGTTCATAATGCGGCAGGTGGCGCCGAGGAAGGTGTGGCCGGCCATCGCGTTCGGGGCCTCCATGGCTTGCTGGTACGAGCACGTCAGCCGGACCATTTGCCTCCTCATCTGCAAGAACCACCGCCTGTGGGACTGCCTCTTCAAATTCTTCTCCGGTAACAG GATGCGGACGTTCATGATCGAGGTGTTCATGTGCCACACGCACAACGCGGCATGGCACACCCTGCACAACGTCATCTGCGCCAGCGCGGAGAAGATGGAGAGCTACCTGGAGACGGTGCGGGAGAAGCTGAGGTGCGAGGTGCGGGTGTTCCACGGGGGCAACGACGAGCTCCTCCCCGTCGACTGCAGCTACGACCTGGCGGCCAGGATCCCCAGGGCTCGCGTCAAGGTGTTCGAGAAGAAGGACCACGTCACCATCATCGTCGGCCAGCAGCGCGCCTTCGCCCGGGAGCTGGAGGAGATATGGAGGGAAGCAGGGAAGTAG